Proteins found in one Macrobrachium nipponense isolate FS-2020 chromosome 4, ASM1510439v2, whole genome shotgun sequence genomic segment:
- the LOC135210831 gene encoding mucin-2-like isoform X1, protein MKVPLAVAALLAVITHGHEIEKRQTSDDSKKVVCYYTNWSVYRKGLAKYTPQNINPYLCTHLVYAFGGLTDDFEVGPFDSYQDIEQGGYAKFNGLKQYNKGLKTLLAIGGWNEGSGRFSELVSLPEYRKTFIISAIRHLRRYNFDGLDLDWEYPASRDGSAPEDKENYALLVTELREAFEEEGRKVSKGRLLLTMAVPAGQNYIDKGYDIPSLTRDLDFFNILNYDYHSAYEPTINHHAALMPPPGSSEYEWNAQLNVDWTVKYYIKLGADKHKLVIGIPTYGRSYSLLDGNFTDFGASADGPGEQGKYTRENGFMAFYEVCENIASNGWEVKKPYPRRIGPYAFSGNQWVGYDDEKIVARKAEYVREHDLGGIMYWSLDNDDFRGICNGEEYPLVEAGKKALFAGLDSSINEARNLQQQQTSTPTSSSSSSSGNTDNVDSRTSPRGSSRTRGSTSSNTRTQDAFSTRNRESSRTRTQLPPQRRNNEVLSRAREDFSESSRVVDQESSRQTPSQPSRSGSRGGTSFRDRVSPSSGGDATTTQNQQNRFIESTRRPVGLSSRFKNRRPSQDRAATTTTTTTTTTTTTPRTTQRTTPPSRRQGGRRRPGNQRQQQQSATINPLNTPPPPTTPSPVSNFACKREGFYPNPDNCHKYYWCLDSGASGLGIVAHAFTCPSGLVFSKTIDGCDHPTRTKCSTEDKKSRGGGAKHTTPGPSTPIPTTTEISTDYSYYDDYYYYDYDTPEAESPAPEEDSNSVNRGSKSQNSGGNQFVSLSEAELSQTPDIVEESSSGNVGGRNRPQYSSISRDRSRAPAQESPIEEAAAPRQRQQQEREPSRSFSRPEYTSIQRQRPATQAPFVEEEDPEAAARQSPGGDRVYVTIERQRPSTPVREPAFPLATTEPTLEYVTISRVRPTATPSSVFSSDSRSRESALQGLDDRRTTPRYVTLQRNRPSTTEETVAFTEETSPITTESPVSLPILSYRPNLVEPVTTTTTTPSSPVDFEENLLHDVKSDNTGFVSSFSSPSSLGAATPGALAEHFHEDIAVNALGHESSGLTKTSDVHKVSPLPQLRPVPLFNDFPEIHHDIPSVPDDHLESKAFRGNGTITEIDLNHPTNVLLQNVQERGGSPDISTKDDFRPGFNLKVDANKIEVPVIPKAINQETGVFTGREQLPASNSIKHSNSRGRGVRPDTSKLSTLSSVQHSDNQFSSGTNAVDENEPIKTDTLPLRGIGRQENRVQVLSRISASQLGVNANEGNDGISDALDSQLHVINSTFDSHSTSFDGISTTETKDFSQDNISPLYNKEEPSNISIINNYSTTSDSHIAVSSTESPVNGTILTQLRATARSRVALQRDNTLDAPLVENTEAQVLSLNNSQSSVIQSTEDRLISSPGTFLKQTDVSPNLASRRRTRVKIASASQRQTTLQSSVFQNTAHQGENTSELSLNENANNFSTISVNNLQSQTTQQTAEIVTLHQGETKSQLSLDENEEHFSTSSDNNLQSQTNQPTAETVTLHQGETTSQLSLDEKAERFSTISLNNLQSQTIQPAAEIVTLHLGETTSQLSPDENEEHLSTSLVNSRQSQTTQPMTETVTLQDNFPITKDLRTHADISSRTDSITDAINIPKLKTTEHHSDTFQVATEGSIVTQHSLTPSDKKTKKIVILPFEDVNPESSLPSDNHDLAPLLDQPSLQEFHRPQKLPAQQENVTENLTLHGIQPINKIDNDALKTDFMHGTELTPGMSAHIVIPLDFPLASSGATKFGHEDSNFSIHSQQSIDPSSSNDDLPGTSHLTVFGSEGNLDSKIGVLHDEASDLLENDIPIVHGKGQNGTFSRPGDIGATMVLVHDESPVVHTNDSGSSLHDPLFPQAGVGAGTHGHPINSEDYHLDSIGDADSTLSGSLTSSHITQQNTTTTTTTTTATTRTPIPASTTTPVPKTTTTQESINITSRPQRIRSRIRGHPITFSRGAGLKVSENNETLDDLSSKQSSHSLLDQSLKADDKEVLRDAHEKKEHQDSSDNSRHLVNPSQDNTTPIPIRRVVVRKRGGTRKKSEQTEQTTTGLVRIRTPTSSSPRPTIPSAFRRPRPTRPVSDDITAQPEADSSSLRLQPDNRRPRPQLESRPRPQLESRPRLQQPQTPEVQDEENPSVEPDSRISKPLIVPRPRPTTVLPPVAIEEETVLPTEDEIFIDTTITPETTEKVSIKPFTPRPRPISPTRSDLSTTTPRPRPTTPQPEERTSKPRPSPRPRPPITTPRPTTTRPPARSPRPSRPPVVTRPSPQAPQSPVPSSILSNDYYDYYYEDLDGALTGTLGQLATLSDKAVLMADGTVTCYDTGYFAHPDSCKKFISCSKTVRGLVRGWVYTCPEQLVFDPVGGMCNWAEAVDCAGGTE, encoded by the exons AGACCTGGATTTCTTCAATATCCTGAACTACGACTACCACAGTGCATACGAACCTACAATCAACCATCATGCTGCCCTCATGCCCCCACCTGGCTCGTCTGAGTACGAGTGGAATGCACAGTTGAATGTG GACTGGACGGTCAAGTACTACATCAAGTTGGGAGCCGACAAGCACAAGCTGGTCATCGGAATCCCGACCTATGGAAGGTCTTACTCTCTCCTCGACGGCAACTTCACCGACTTCGGAGCATCTGCCGACGGCCCTGGAGAGCAGGGGAAATACACAAGGGAAAATGGTTTCATGGCTTTCTACGAA GTATGCGAGAACATAGCTTCAAACGGTTGGGAAGTCAAGAAACCGTATCCAAGACGCATTGGACCATACGCCTTCAGTGGAAACCAGTGGGTCGGTTACGACGACGAGAAGATTGTAGCcaggaag GCCGAATACGTCAGAGAGCACGACCTGGGCGGTATTATGTACTGGAGTTTGGACAACGACGACTTCAGGGGCATTTGCAACGGAGAGGAATACCCGCTGGTCGAGGCTGGAAAGAAAGCGCTTTTCGCTGGACTCGATTCGTCCATCAACGAAGCCAGGAatctacaacaacaacagacaTCAACTcccacttcctcttcttcttcaag TAGCGGCAATACAGACAATGTGGACTCAAGGACTTCCCCTAGAGGTAGCTCAAGAACCCGCGGTTCGACTAGCTCGAATACCAGAACACAAGACGCGTTTAGCACAAGAAACCGAGAAAGCAGCCGAACGAGAACCCAGCTGCCCCCTCAGAGGAGGAATAACGAAGTCTTATCAAGGGCCAGAGAAGACTTCTCGGAATCCTCTCGCGTTGTCGATCAAGAATCAAGTAGGCAGACTCCCTCTCAACCAAGTCGCTCCGGTTCCCGGGGAGGAACGAGTTTCAGGGACCGCGTGTCACCTTCAAGCGGTGGGGATGCCACTACTACCCAAAATCAGCAGAACAGGTTCATAGAAAG CACTAGACGCCCAGTTGGACTGTCATCTCGCTTCAAGAATCGCAGGCCATCTCAAGACAGGGCCGCCACTACTAcaactacaactacaactacTACGACAACCACGCCGAG GACTACACAAAGGACAACACCTCCCAGCAGACGCCAGGGCGGTCGCAGACGTCCAGGAAATCAACGTCAGCAGCAACAGTCAGCCACGATCAACCCCCTGAATACTCCTCCCCCACCAACCACACCTAGCCCAGTATCCA aCTTTGCCTGCAAACGAGAGGGATTCTACCCCAACCCTGACAATTGCCACAAGTACTACTGGTGTCTCGATTCAGGAGCTTCTGGTTTGGGAATCGTGGCCCACGCTTTCACTTGTCCCTCAG GCCTCGTCTTCAGCAAGACCATCGACGGCTGTGACCACCCGACCCGAACCAAGTGCAGCACCGAAGACAAAAAGAGCCGAGGTGGAGGAGCCAAGCACACCACTCCAGGACCCTCTACGCCTATTCCAACTACTACTGAAATCTCCACCGACTATTCCTACTacgacgactactactactacgactacgaCACACCCGAGGCTGAGTCACCTGCTCCTGAAGAGGACTCGAACTCTGTCAACAGGGGGTCCAA ATCACAGAATTCTGGTGGCAATCAATTCGTGAGTCTTAGCGAAGCAGAATTATCACAGACTCCCGATATTGTTGAAGAATCTAGTTCTGGCAATGTTGGTGGAAGGAATCGTCCACAGTATTCATCTATTTCAAGGGACAG GAGCAGAGCACCAGCACAGGAATCCCccatagaagaagcagcagcaccTCGGCAGCGACAGCAACAGGAGCGGGAACCATCAAGGTCATTCTCACGGCCCGAGTACACATCAATCCAGCGTCAGCGTCCTGCCACACAAGCTCCCTTTGTCGAAGAAGAGGACCCTGAAGCAGCAGCTAGACAGAGCCCAGGCGGTGATAGAGTGTACGTCACCATCGAGAGACAACGGCCATCCACGCCAGTTCGAGAACCAGCATTCCCACTCGCCACGACGGAACCAACTCTCGAGTATGTCACCATTAGTCGTGTCAGACCAACGGCAACTCCTTCCTCAGTTTTCTCTTCTGATAGTAGATCTAGGGAATCTGCACTTCAAGGTTTAGATGATAGACGAACCACTCCAAG GTATGTGACACTACAACGAAATCGCCCGAGCACTACAGAGGAAACTGTGGCATTCACTGAAGAAACAAGTCCAATCACCACAGAATCTCCCGTAAGTCTCCCCATTTTGAGCTATCGGCCCAATCTCGTAGAGCCTgtaacaactactactactacaccctCCTCTCCGGTGGATTttgaggaaaaccttttgcatgATGTAAAGTCTGATAATACAGGTTTTGTTTCATCCTTCTCTTCACCTTCATCCCTTGGTGCTGCGACCCCAGGTGCATTAGCTGAACATTTCCATGAGGATATTGCTGTAAATGCCTTGGGCCATGAAAGCTCTGGATTAACCAAAACCAGTGATGTGCATAAAGTCAGTCCACTCCCTCAGTTGAGACCAGTACCTTTATTCAATGATTTTCCTGAGATTCATCATGATATTCCTTCGGTGCCTGATGATCATTTGGAGTCTAAAGCTTTCAGGGGAAATGGAACAATTACTGAGATCGATTTAAATCATCCAACTAATGTATTGCTGCAAAATGTACAAGAGCGAGGTGGATCACCTGATATCTCTACTAAAGATGATTTTAGACCTGGCTTTAACCTTAAGGTTGATGCTAATAAAATTGAAGTACCCGTAATACCCAAGGCAATTAATCAAGAGACTGGAGTTTTTACTGGAAGAGAACAACTGCCTGCATCTAACTCAATTAAACATTCTAATTCACGTGGAAGAGGTGTGAGGCCTGATACTTCAAAACTGAGCACCCTGTCAAGTGTTCAACATTCTGACAACCAATTTTCTTCAGGTACCAATGCAGTTGATGAGAATGAGCCTATAAAAACTGATACTTTACCTCTACGTGGAATTGGAAGGCAAGAAAATAGGGTACAAGTTCTCTCTAGAATCAGTGCTTCACAACTAGGAGTAAATGCAAATGAAGGCAATGATGGTATCTCTGATGCACTTGATAGTCAATTACATGTAATAAATTCTACATTTGATTCTCATTCAACATCATTTGATGGCATTTCAACAACAGAAACAAAGGATTTTTCTCAAGACAATATATCCCCTTTGTATAATAAAGAAGAACCAAGTAATATATCCATTATCAACAATTACAGTACAACATCAGATTCACATATTGCAGTTAGCAGCACTGAGTCACCAGTAAATGGTACAATATTAACACAGCTCAGAGCCACAGCAAGGTCTCGTGTTGCTTTACAGAGGGATAACACATTAGATGCACCACTTGTTGAAAACACAGAAGCACAAGTTCTTAGCCTGAACAATAGTCAGTCATCAGTAATTCAGTCAACTGAAGACAGACTTATTTCTTCACCAGGGACTTTCTTGAAACAAACTGATGTATCACCTAATTTAGCATCACGGCGCAGAACAAGAGTAAAAATTGCTAGTGCATCCCAAAGGCAAACAACATTACAATCATCAGTTTTTCAGAACACAGCACATCAGGGGGAGAACACATCAGAATTGTCActtaatgaaaatgcaaataacTTTAGCACAATCTCAGTCAACAATCTTCAATCACAGACAACTCAACAAACTGCAGAAATAGTAACTTTACATCAAGGGGAGACCAAATCACAATTGTCACTTGATGAAAATGAAGAACACTTTAGTACAAGTTCAGACAACAATCTCCAATCCCAGACAAATCAACCAACTGCAGAAACAGTAACTTTACATCAGGGGGAGACCACATCACAATTGTCACTGGATGAAAAGGCAGAACGCTTCAGCACAATTTCTCTCAACAATCTTCAATCACAGACAATTCAACCAGCTGCAGAAATAGTAACTTTACATCTGGGGGAGACCACATCACAATTGTCACCTGATGAAAATGAAGAACACCTTAGCACAAGTCTAGTCAACAGTCGTCAATCACAGACAACTCAACCAATGACAGAAACAGTAACTTTACAGGATAATTTTCCCATAACAAAGGATCTCCGAACACATGCTGACATTTCATCTAGGACAGATTCAATTACCGATGCTATCAATATACCTAAGCTAAAAACAACAGAACATCACAGTGACACATTTCAAGTAGCTACTGAAGGCAGCATAGTAACACAGCATTCATTAACACCAAGtgacaagaaaacaaaaaagattgtTATCTTACCATTTGAAGACGTAAACCCTGAATCTTCCCTTCCATCTGATAATCATGATTTAGCTCCTTTACTGGATCAGCCTTCCTTGCAAGAATTTCATAGACCACAAAAGCTCCCTGCCCAACAAGAAAATGTAACTGAAAATTTGACTTTACATGGAAttcagccaataaataaaatagataatgatGCCTTAAAGACAGACTTTATGCATGGTACTGAATTGACACCTGGAATGTCTGCACATATTGTAATCCCTCTAGATTTTCCTTTAGCATCATCTGGGGCAACTAAGTTTGGACATGAGGATTCAAATTTTTCTATTCATTCTCAGCAAAGCATTGATCCTTCATCCTCAAATGATGATCTGCCTGGGACTTCTCATTTAACGGTGTTTGGTTCTGAAGGAAATCTTGACTCTAAAATAGGTGTACTGCATGATGAAGCCTCTGATTTATTAGAAAATGATATTCCTATAGTGCATGGTAAAGGACAAAATGGAACATTCAGCAGGCCTGGAGACATTGGAGCTACGATGGTTTTGGTGCATGATGAGTCTCCTGTTGTGCATACGAACGACTCCGGATCCAGCCTGCATGATCCCCTTTTTCCCCAGGCTGGTGTAGGTGCAGGCACACATGGTCATCCCATCAACAGTGAGGATTATCACCTCGATTCCATTGGTGATGCAGATTCTACCCTCTCTGGTTCCCTTACCTCTTCTCATATAACCCAACAAAATAcaaccactactactaccactaccacaGCTACAACCAGAACACCAATTCCTGCATCTACCACTACACCTGTTCCCAAAACTACTACCACACAGGAGTCCATTAACATTACATCCAGACCCCAGAGGATTCGATCACGTATAAGGGGTCATCCAATCACTTTCTCCAGAGGAGCTGGTTTGAAGGTGTCTGAGAATAATGAAACTCTTGATGATCTCTCCTCAAAGCAGTCCAGTCACTCTCTATTAGATCAGTCTTTAAAAGCTGATGATAAAGAAGTTTTGAGAGatgcacatgaaaaaaaggaGCATCAAGATAGTTCTGATAATTCTAGACACTTGGTCAATCCCTCCCAGGATAACACAACCCCTATCCCTATACGAAGAGTAGTGGTAAGGAAGAGGGGTGGAACCAGGAAAAAGTCAGAACAA ACTGAACAGACCACCACTGGACTTGTGAGAATCAGAACACCTACCTCTAGTTCGCCAAGACCTACAATTCCTTCAGCCTTTAGACGTCCACGCCCTACACGCCCTGTTAGTGATGACATCACTGCACAGCCAGAAGCAGATAGCTCCTCACTTCGTCTTCAGCCTGATAACCGACGTCCTCGTCCACAGCTTGAATCCCGCCCTCGTCCACAGCTTGAATCCCGCCCTCGCCTTCAACAACCTCAGACACCTGAAGTACAAGATGAAGAAAACCCAAGCGTAGAGCCTGATTCACGTATTTCTAAGCCTCTGATAGTACCCCGCCCTAGACCTACCACTGTTCTGCCTCCTGTAGCTATTGAAGAAGAAACTGTATTGCCAACAGAGGATGAAATTTTCATTGACACAACCATCACTCCTGAAACCACAGAGAAAGTTAGTATCAAACCTTTCACACCAAGGCCTCGCCCAATCTCTCCAACTCGGTCTGACCTTTCAACGACCACACCAAGACCCCGTCCTACCACCCCTCAACCAGAAGAACGCACATCAAAACCACGTCCTTCCCCTCGACCCCGTCCACCCATTACCACTCCTCGACCCACCACAACCCGCCCACCTGCAAGAAGCCCTCGTCCATCCCGACCTCCTGTGGTCACAAGACCTTCTCCTCAAGCTCCTCAAAGCCCCGTACCTTCCTCGATCCTTAGTAATGATTATTACGACTATTATTACGAGGATCTGGATGGTGCTCTTACTGGAACGCTTGGTCAGCTGGCAACTCTTAGTGATAAGGCTGTTCTGATGGCCGACGGGACAGTCACTTGCTATGACACTGGGTACTTTGCTCATCCAGATTCGTGTAAGAAGTTTATTTCCTGTTCCAAGACTGTAAGAGGTCTCGTGCGCGGATGGGTTTACACATGTCCCGAGCAGTTAGTCTTCGATCCAGTCGGGGGTATGTGTAACTGGGCCGAAGCAGTTGACTGTGCCGGCGGCACCGAATAG